A genomic region of Plasmodium malariae genome assembly, chromosome: 14 contains the following coding sequences:
- the PmUG01_14059800 gene encoding small subunit rRNA processing factor, putative, which translates to MVERKKEQCLKKGKCVKVKTKGAKNDEVKRIRKNTNNLNEQKGNEGKEHTTVATYGTDISLKRKRNTRTFDTNCSRNRNKNCSRYNSSYSNRSTIFKGRDAKIHFTKNSSEKIGVPCRVDNNNNYVQLADRGYTANGCTRYSGDLNDDVDIYSDYDAVDRGNDFYIYNNNSSASSENENLGTPDDALLDTLDDTLVDDPDDTPVDDPDENLKGKENNNVKYGGEYISYDEYINVMKNCKQDNDVNIKREDVKEDLNNDEGKKMYKIFLLFSPLGVTSINNKSYIINADDHMSLFEKKLKSVERLIEITKNNKEKKNLEKKMEMIKNKQDNLRLDILFFTLLSLRDSVINKKKKLQIYIHTIRGLLIYVSPSFRVPRNFMVFKKIMLQLLKNRVVTDNDKKPLMSITHRPINYYVGSSVCVGISNKGFPTDIKKFSEKIIETNNDYSFFLSLSNMHDLSYFIEMMKKKESENFSLDYFVRLSDLKLSAITICSKLTHFLN; encoded by the exons ATGGTAGAGAGGAAAAAGGAGCAGTGtttaaaaaaggggaaatgCGTTAAAGTGAAAACGAAGGGGGCTAAAAATGACGAGGTAAAAAGGATTCGGAAGAAtactaataatttaaatgaacaGAAAGGGAACGAAGGGAAAGAGCATACAACAGTAGCGACTTATGGCACGGATATATCTCTGAAGCGGAAGAGGAACACGCGCACGTTTGATACAAATTGCAGCCGAAATAGGAACAAAAACTGCAGTCGTTATAACAGCAGTTATAGCAATCGCTCTACGATCTTTAAAGGAAGGGATgcaaaaatacattttacaaaaaatagcAGCGAAAAAATAGGAGTACCTTGCAGAGTagataacaataacaactATGTTCAACTGGCAGATAGAGGTTATACAGCGAACGGCTGCACTAGGTACAGTGGTGATTTAAATGATGATGTTGATATTTACTCAGACTACGATGCTGTTGACCGTGGGAACGATTTTTATATCTACAACAATAACAGTTCCGCGTCGAGCGAAAACGAAAATTTAGGTACTCCTGATGATGCCCTTCTTGATACCCTAGATGATACCCTTGTTGACGACCCAGATGATACCCCTGTTGACGACCCAGATGAAAATTTGAAGGggaaagaaaataataatgtcaAGTATGGCGGAGAGTACATAAGTTATGATGAGTACATAaatgtaatgaaaaattgtAAACAGGATAATGATGTTAACATAAAAAGAGAAGATGTGAAGGAGgatttaaataatgatgaaggaaaaaagatgtataaaatttttttattattttccccCTTAGGTGTAACAAgcataaataacaaaagttATATAATCAACGCAGATGATCATATGTCTttgtttgaaaaaaaattaaagagtGTGGAAAGGTTAAtagaaattacaaaaaataataaagaaaagaaaaatttagaaaaaaaaatggaaatgataaaaaataaacaagatAATTTAAGACttgatattttattctttacaCTTTTAAGCTTAAGAGATAgtgttataaataaaaaaaaaaaattacaaatttatattcatacaaTTAGGggattattaatttatgtatcTCCTTCATTTCGTGTGCCAAGAAATTTCATggtctttaaaaaaattatgttacaGCTTTTGAAAAATAGAGTAGTAACAGATAATGATAAGAAGCCCTTAATGAGTATTACCCACCGCCCGATCAACTACTATGTGGGGTCTTcagt cTGTGTGGGGATATCAAATAAGGGCTTTCCAACAgatattaaaaagttttcAGAGAAGATCATAGAAACAAATAAtgattattccttttttttgtccttATCGAACATGCATGACTTAAGTTATTTCATTGAaatgatgaagaaaaaagagagTGAGAATTTTTCTTTAGACTATTTTGTTCGATTGTCTGATTTGAAATTGTCAGCTATTACGATTTGCTCAAAATTAACtcactttttaaattaa
- the PmUG01_14059900 gene encoding conserved Plasmodium protein, unknown function produces MDKAHYLNKNKMSKDDSSNDLDNSDYQSNNEDDTSDLEDLPEFERELILAKRHEEYMIKKHRRILLKNISIDANAEEAFSNANDDRNNNNEHNDNNNNDNNNNNSTNNNNSTNNNNSTNNNNSTNNNNSTNNNNGTALNRKGTANNKALHLKNKKKITAAIDKAEEADAANIKAVDASKKQNRTITDTAAGTTATTAVTKATKSSRASKGSKNDEEEDENNIGGSNLRKSMVPPLFPQDEEGKKIVKLVKDGEKYDKNMHEYITNKKDIHTEEGNKADSNYTYEYSSESRSDISYHQEKNKKKKKMTKDSVIDENKSTKINNNYYVDNTISSYDKKKYSLETSRNDHMLEESKSKNKWKDEKYDKNEKSVKNDKKRTKFLFSDNGEDLTKRKKHVQRRESVENRKSSGIVKTVDYGKDDDGHGVHKDDEIIKNRERSVHRIVSNDQNKKVYENSNDIINNIGKSDIFSKELETPERLIHIYKEEKKIKLDIYKYMSYEIITYFQLKKTFLLDMSEHINFAYYVIGHMIKIVDMFALTEVTHVLKNYHNYKNNTNHQEMSKDNSLNKKKNFFFITNVIKSEKNYFCVDRYTNIKFEIAHLENLADFHFFKKMKKLMNQNKKVSINELSTEKSYTTYICDLNNISDQKFTVDEYNFIKLFSIDLEILKNFHLFLKEKIEDLKNFHYTEKQIQDLVEMKKKKSFHEIFTNNKNIDTLPISRITVQREICSILHEIDTLTYAKKRIHPHDNTGNLSKLNHQIELLTKKKDILREQLEKARTNILSAKSREYFAQEKEKNVLKEKSIKAYVNSSLTDEFPDKFVNKFLGIEEKSVANLINYISEEKRNFNNFITSKFVELPIDVHNKIVHHFLLGGIQSSQVYFDENININKREDEHDLFGVNITKHVTTFDEVKKNYK; encoded by the exons ATGGATAAGGCTCACTATttgaataaaaacaaaatgagcAAAGATGATAGCAGTAACGATTTAGATAATTCTGATTACCAATCGAACAATGAAGATGATACAAGTGATCTTGAAGATTTACCAGAATTTGAAAGAGAGCTAATATTAGCAAAGAGGCATGAagaatatatgataaaaaaacataggcgaattttactaaaaaatataagtattgATGCCAATGCAGAGGAGGCTTTTAGTAATGCCAATGATGAccgtaataacaataatgagCATAATGACAACAATAACaatgataacaataataacaatagtaccaataataacaatagtaccaataataacaatagtaccaataataacaatagtaccaataataacaatagtacCAATAATAACAATGGTACTGCCTTAAATAGAAAGGGGACTGCAAATAACAAAGCATtacatttgaaaaataaaaaaaaaattactgcAGCCATAGACAAAGCGGAGGAAGCAGACGCAGCAAATATAAAAGCGGTAGATGCtagtaaaaaacaaaacagaaCAATTACAGATACAGCTGCAGGTACAACTGCAACTACAGCAGTAACGAAAGCAACTAAGAGCAGTAGGGCTAGTAAGGGCAGTAAGAATGACGAGGAAGAGGACGAGAACAATATTGGGGGAAGCAACTTAAGAAAAAGTATGGTCCCTCCCTTATTTCCTCAAGATGAAGaggggaaaaaaatagtaaagcTAGTAAAGGATGgtgaaaaatatgataaaaatatgcatgaatatataactaataaaaaagatatacatACAGAGGAGGGAAACAAAGCCGACAGTAATTACACATATGAATATTCGTCTGAATCGCGTTCAGACATTTCTTATCAccaagagaaaaataaaaaaaagaaaaaaatgacaaaagaTTCAGTTatagatgaaaataaaagtacgaaaattaataataattattatgtagATAATACAATATCTtcttatgataaaaaaaaatattctttagaAACAAGCAGAAATGACCATATGTTAGAGGAGAGTAAAAGCAAGAATAAATGGaaagatgaaaaatatgataaaaatgaaaagagtgtaaaaaatgacaaaaaacGCACTAAGTTTCTTTTCAGTGACAATGGAGAAGATTTAACTAAAAGGAAGAAACATGTACAAAGAAGAGAATCAGTTGAGAACAGAAAAAGTTCAGGTATTGTTAAGACGGTCGACTATGGCAAAGATGACGATGGCCATGGTGTTCATAAGGatgatgaaataataaaaaatcgTGAAAGAAGTGTTCATCGCATAGTTTCAAATGATCAGaacaaaaaagtatatgagaattcaaatgatattataaaCAATATAGGAAAGAgtgatatattttcaaaagaaCTAGAAACACCTGAAcgattaatacatatatacaaagaagaaaaaaaaattaaattagatatttataaatatatgagttatgaaattataacgtattttcaattaaaaaaaacctTTCTACTTGATATGAGTGaacatattaattttgcttattatgtaatagggcatatgataaaaatagttGATATGTTTGCACTGACAGAAGTTACACacgttttaaaaaattatcataattataaaaataatacaaatcaTCAAGAAATGAGTAAAGACAATTcattgaataaaaaaaaaaattttttctttataacaaatgttattaaaagtgaaaaaaattatttttgcgTTGATAGATATAcgaatataaaatttgaaatagcgcatttagaaaatttggcagatttccatttttttaagaaaatgaaaaaattaatgaatcaaaataaaaaggtgTCTATCAATGAGTTAAGTACAGAAAAAAGTTATACAACATACATATGTGACCTTAACAACATATCTGATCAGAAATTTACAGTtgatgaatataattttataaaattattttccatAGATTtggaaattttaaaaaatttccatctttttttgaaagaaaaaattgaagatttgaaaaattttcattatacaGAGAAACAAATACAAGACTTAgtagaaatgaaaaaaaaaaaaagctttcATGAAATTTtcacaaataataaaaatattgatacCTTACCCATATCTCGTATAACTGTGCAGAGAGAAATCTGTTCTATTTTACACGAAATAGACACATTAActtatgcaaaaaaaagaatacatCCCCATGATAATACCGGAAATTTGTCCAAATTGAATCATCAAATTGAGTTATTAACGAAGAAGAAGGACATCCTGCGGGAGCAACTGGAAAAAGCGagaa CTAATATCTTATCAGCAAAAAGTCGGGAATATTTTGcacaagaaaaagaaaaaaatgtattgaAGGAAAAATCGATAAAGGCTTATGTGAACTCATCACTAACGGACGAATTTCCTGACAAATTTGTGAACAAATTTCTGG GAATAGAAGAAAAGAGCGTAGCAAATTTGATAAATTACATAAGTGAAGAGAAAAGGaattttaacaattttataacTAGTAAGTTTGTTGAATTACCTATTGACGTTCACAACAAAATTGTGCATCATTTTCTTCTTGGAGGAATTCAAAGTAGTCAG gtttattttgatgaaaatataaatataaataagagAGAGGATGAACATGACCTTTTCGGAG tTAATATTACCAAACACGTAACCACATTTgatgaagtaaaaaaaaattataaataa
- the PmUG01_14060000 gene encoding conserved Plasmodium protein, unknown function, which produces MFLNLIKGLEKNEDKENIININIQRLLGDKTYEKRKKGAQELAELIKILLINEENDEQEYVDNLLQHPNNEDGALHESKNFSEKDINIISKINSKHDVDIKNEYYFQNYNENFKGRDTISVNSEVGKNDGAEEEEEGKGLQGNNKTNRKSPQEEGTAAGATTGVSVRQGRDNDITQKNDMIVYEKSEQLNVSDESDEDNKKKITEIENVIARKEMNEENHIILGSELIKKLLLDKCKENCDIDAEFTKASDSKYVRRIPNVDIINEKKKSLSLSGSNSSGINNIGIKDMGSNVIGNNGELNNNSSNEEHNNQGSYGVRRKTLNNILHENAIHTDIFNKKYQNKKIIEIINFLDEKFIKSVSTSERCGGLISLAFISISLNDKIKYYFSEILKIIISCINDQDSKVRYYVCESLYNLCKISKGVIFYNIEDIFDCLYRIFSDSCPNVKNGGAFLDNLLKDMTCSYNNIFNIYKIIYILKDKICIENANVRQLIISWLFFLQNIPTINIFEYFHFFVKDLFLMLSDENKDIQKQANQCLDLYIDKIVTLNYEQCRLFFRHIAHIFLDFSGHKNAIIKHKCLLCVYHFINILNIHFYNIFKSTRKNNYFITELLKKIISCTSDVSFDIHYTARKCNELLINYLKFAILDAIPLITVLVCNIIDTKIEKQELVLNTSQKKLASHSGIKISGNKKSGSYNSGNYNSGNYNSGNYNLCSQNSGNYNNSSNDINGSYNKGNSNTHRGRRKKNNSYSQKNNLKKILNENWELNKSNLMQNNGIHNIGRHEKQKNITKESVCSQHRSDEKYMKNHVKGKSTLHATSDDEDPVENCIAESLANYGKGKKIFVDGKHSANGGNGENGENGGNDQDDVNGKKKFRNKSNRMEHDRNAHTNSCNEKWNSGSTKNKHINVTGIEHTNNMAGSSYTCGDEKIEVGKNNEVVEKDDQKNEQFYHINNVVKDMERVNKKKEKHNKKEEHSNHEKHNNKDNSSESLSYESYNIFDERSSIARNGVKNEVVSEASGVAEPAVELSVAGGAYDKEREKHNSRFMYNYEKLMNELKEKKISLNDNRKCEAYYINKLIKREDQDRIGDGGAEYDDDDYGNDDHNDDDYDHGHDDDNMFSDSLERRNIYPIIMCLQWLIEILIYKSEEIKIYYNEIIICVFKCLKNDDNQVVLLTLTVLSAMCSTVDNKFNFYENISANLILLFKNDEHLLVHKGKIIVQHISRCLNNQKFYAYLSYLLINENNFLFVNKFIQVLNWVLLTSNETKYLRNTLFLKKYYTLFSIILIAWFNNPLSAISFLLWLQKYELAYFLCSYLTLLDLDADFFHQLDNFIFLFESPVFSKQRLHLIYPKNYPFLIKSLMILSLMLPLNTSNNILQKRLQISQLSILTSNQAVSNFFDLHNHIGLYQMEDLEIVHAETVEAKAQVDVHSGSKRKDETNNAFYKNAKTDEMTELFRMGTEEQTKEYAINEKTNAEKLNEEEKWNSRYNCLLKNIRKKFYKEGTINSKLISDTNDECNDFVNIFKIILKGNRIIKYYA; this is translated from the coding sequence ATGTTTTTGAATCTAATTAAAggattagaaaaaaatgaagacaaggaaaatattataaacattaaTATACAGAGATTGTTAGGAGATAAAACGtacgaaaaaagaaaaaaaggggcACAAGAATTAGCTgaattgataaaaatattattaataaatgaagaaaatgatGAACAAGAATATGTAGATAATTTATTACAGCATCCGAATAACGAAGATGGTGCCTTACATGAATCCAAAAATTTCTCGGAAAAAGACATTAACATAATTTcgaaaataaattcaaagcATGATGTTGACATTAAGAATGAATATTACTTTCAAAACTATaacgaaaattttaaaggaaGAGATACGATTTCTGTTAACAGTGAAGTTGGAAAAAATGATGGAGCtgaggaagaagaagaggGAAAAGGGCTCCAGGGGAATAATAAAACGAACAGAAAAAGTCCACAAGAAGAAGGTACAGCAGCAGGTGCTACAACTGGAGTATCAGTAAGACAAGGAAGGGATAACGATATTACTCAAAAGAACGATATGATTGTGTATGAAAAATCGGAACAGTTGAACGTTTCAGATGAGTCTGATGaagacaataaaaaaaaaattacagaaATTGAAAACGTAATTGCACGTAAAGAAATGAATGAAGAaaatcatattattttaggATCCGAATTGATtaaaaaactattattaGATAAGTGTAAAGAAAATTGTGATATTGACGCGGAATTTACTAAAGCGAGTGACAGTAAATATGTAAGAAGGATACCAAATgtagatataataaatgaaaaaaaaaagagcctCAGCCTGAGTGGTAGTAACAGTAGCGGTATCAATAATATAGGAATTAAGGATATGGGAAGCAATGTCATAGGTAACAATGGAGAACTCAACAATAATAGCAGCAATGAAGAACATAACAATCAGGGCAGTTACGGGGTCAGAAGAAAAACGTTAAACAACATTTTGCATGAAAACGCAATACATACGGATATATTTAACAAGAAATAccaaaataagaaaattatagaaataataaattttttagacGAAAAGTTCATTAAGAGTGTAAGCACGTCTGAACGGTGTGGTGGGTTGATTTCATTAGCATTTATATCGATAagtttaaatgataaaataaaatattatttttccgaaattttaaaaattattatttcgtGTATTAATGATCAAGACTCAAAAGTGCGATATTATGTGTGTGaaagtttatataatttatgtaaaatatcaaaaggtgtaatattttacaacATTGAAGATATTTTTGATTGCTTGTACAGAATATTTTCTGATTCTTGTCCAAATGTTAAAAATGGAGGTGCATTTTTAGATAATTTGTTAAAGGATATGACttgttcatataataatatttttaatatatataaaataatatatatattaaaagataaaatatgcATCGAAAATGCAAATGTTCGTCAACTAATTATTTCAtggttattttttttacaaaacattccaacaattaatatatttgaatatttccATTTCTTTGTTAAAgatctttttttaatgttatctgatgaaaataaagatatacaAAAGCAAGCTAACCAATGTTTGGATTTATATATTGACAAAATTGTAAcattaaattatgaacaatgCAGGTTATTTTTTAGACATATtgcacatatttttttggatTTTTCAGGTCATAAAAATGCTATTATTAAacataaatgtttattatgtgtatatcattttatcaatattttaaatattcatttttataatatatttaagtcCACCAGgaagaataattattttattacagaacttttgaaaaaaattatttcttgcACGTCAGACGTAAGTTTTGATATTCACTACACAGCGAGAAAATGTAATGAACTGTTAATAAATTATCTTAAATTTGCCATCCTGGATGCCATTCCCTTAATAACGGTGTTAGTGTGTAACATTATTGATACGAAAATAGAGAAACAGGAACTGGTGTTGAACACCAGCCAGAAAAAATTAGCCAGTCATAGCGGTATCAAGATTAGCGGCAATAAAAAGAGCGGCAGTTATAATAGCGGCAATTATAATAGCGGCAATTATAATAGCGgcaattataatttatgcaGTCAAAATAGTGGCAATTACAACAATAGCAGTAATGACATTAACGGCAGTTACAACAAAGGAAATAGTAACACACATAGGGGGCgcaggaaaaaaaacaattcttATTCtcaaaagaataatttaaaaaaaattttgaatgaAAATTGGGagttaaataaaagtaatttaaTGCAAAATAATGGTATCCATAACATAGGGAGGCACgagaaacagaaaaatataaccAAGGAAAGTGTATGTTCACAGCACAGATCTGATGAAAAATACATGAAAAATCATGTTAAGGGGAAAAGCACTTTGCATGCTACCAGCGATGATGAGGATCCAGTTGAAAATTGCATAGCCGAATCGCTTGCAAATTATGGgaaaggtaaaaaaatttttgtggATGGTAAGCATAGTGCAAATGGGGGAAATGGCGAAAATGGCGAAAATGGCGGAAACGACCAGGATGACgtgaatggaaaaaaaaaatttcgaaACAAGAGTAATCGTATGGAGCATGATAGGAACGCCCACACGAATAGTTGCAACGAAAAGTGGAATAGTGGAAGTACTAAAAACAAACACATTAATGTTACGGGGATAGAGCATACAAACAATATGGCTGGTAGCAGTTACACCTGTGGGGATGAGAAGATTGAGGTGGGTAAGAACAACGAAGTGGTTGAAAAGGATGACCAGAAGAATGAACAATTTTATCACATCAACAACGTTGTGAAGGATATGGAGCGAGTgaacaagaaaaaagagaagcaTAACAAGAAGGAGGAGCATAGTAACCATGAGAAGCATAATAACAAAGACAACTCAAGCGAATCGTTGAGCTACGAATCGTACAACATATTTGACGAAAGAAGTTCAATTGCACGTAATGGGGTGAAAAATGAAGTAGTATCGGAAGCATCAGGAGTTGCAGAACCGGCAGTAGAATTATCCGTAGCTGGGGGTGCATATGACAAAGAGCGAGAGAAGCACAATTCAAGATTTATGTACAATTACGAAAAACTTATGAATGAacttaaggaaaaaaaaatttctttgaATGATAACAGGAAATGTGAAgcttattatataaacaaactAATCAAGAGGGAAGACCAAGACAGGATTGGTGATGGTGGTGCTGAatatgatgatgatgacTATGGTAATGATGATCATAACGACGATGACTACGACCATGGACACGATGATGATAACATGTTTTCAGATAGCCTGGAAAGGAGAAACATATATCCCATAATTATGTGCTTACAGTGGCtgatagaaatattaatatataaaagcgaggaaattaaaatttactataatgaaataataatatgtgtaTTTAAGTGCTTGAAAAATGATGATAACCAGGTTGTTCTTCTAACCCTGACAGTACTATCAGCAATGTGTTCAACGGTTGATaacaaatttaatttttatgaaaatataagtgctaatttaattcttttatttaaaaatgatgaGCATTTGTTAGTacataaaggaaaaataatagtacaaCATATATCTCGTTGTTTAAATAATCAAAAgttttatgcatatttatctTACTTactaattaatgaaaataatttcttatttgtaaataaattcattCAAGTACTCAACTGGGTATTACTAACATCCAACGAAACTAAGTACTTAAgaaatactttatttttgaaaaaatattatacactcttttctataatattaatagcaTGGTTTAACAATCCCTTATCTGctatatcttttttgttatggttacaaaaatatgagttagcttattttttatgttcctATTTAACATTACTAGATTTAGATGCTGATTTCTTTCATCAGTTagacaattttatttttctttttgaatCTCCTGTATTTTCAAAACAAAGacttcatttaatttatccAAAGAATTAcccatttttaattaagtcATTAATGATACTCTCTTTAATGCTACCATTAAATACTTCGAACAATATTTTACAGAAAAGATTACAAATATCTCAGCTCTCTATATTAACAAGTAACCAAGCAGTTTCGAACTTCTTCGACTTACACAACCACATCGGGTTGTATCAAATGGAAGACCTAGAAATTGTACACGCAGAAACAGTGGAAGCAAAAGCCCAAGTGGACGTGCACAGTGGGAGTAAAAGAAAAGACGAGACGAATAATGCCTTTtacaaaaatgcaaaaacgGACGAGATGACAGAGCTCTTTAGGATGGGTACCGAAGAGCAAACAAAAGAGTATGCCATCAATGAGAAAACAAATgcagaaaaattaaatgaagaagaGAAATGGAATAGCAGGTATAattgtttattaaaaaacataaggAAAAAGTTTTACAAAGAAGGTACTATAAACAGTAAATTAATTTCCGATACGAATGACGAATGTAAtgattttgtaaatatttttaaaattatcctAAAGGGTAATAGGATAATTAAGTATTATGCTTAG